A stretch of the endosymbiont 'TC1' of Trimyema compressum genome encodes the following:
- a CDS encoding HK97 family phage prohead protease, protein MGAIRQEKRYFEIKLRNLEENDSDKPEIPVFTGKAIIYDKETQICKGIFEKIQKDAFTDAIERDDVRCLFNHNPNYVLGRNKSGTLKLEKREDALYFTVFPPHSSWCEDLKNSVKRGDISQCSFAFSTENDEFKLDKDGNIHRTVLDGKLYDISIVTYPAYEETHVALRSRVDTFKQLILDKENLANKVNSFLEIRN, encoded by the coding sequence ATGGGTGCTATTAGACAAGAAAAACGCTATTTTGAAATTAAGTTAAGAAATTTAGAGGAAAATGATAGCGATAAACCTGAGATTCCAGTATTCACAGGGAAGGCAATTATTTATGACAAGGAGACACAAATTTGCAAAGGGATTTTCGAAAAAATTCAAAAAGATGCTTTTACAGATGCAATTGAAAGAGATGATGTCCGTTGTTTATTTAATCACAACCCTAATTATGTTTTAGGCCGCAATAAAAGTGGAACCTTAAAACTAGAAAAAAGAGAAGATGCTTTATATTTTACTGTATTTCCGCCGCATAGCAGCTGGTGTGAAGATTTAAAAAACTCTGTAAAAAGAGGTGATATCAGTCAATGTTCTTTTGCCTTTTCTACAGAAAATGATGAATTTAAGCTAGATAAAGATGGGAATATTCACAGAACAGTGCTGGATGGTAAATTATATGATATTTCAATTGTTACTTATCCAGCATACGAGGAAACACATGTTGCATTAAGGTCGCGGGTTGATACCTTTAAACAGTTAATATTAGATAAAGAAAATCTAGCAAACAAAGTAAATAGTTTTTTA
- a CDS encoding phage portal protein yields MKILNQLRQSFKKEKRNNSKTISSEDIIAGLLTQKTDIAFSCYGGWNVLEIPSLMACLNKVSSTIGQIPLDIYLRTDKGKEKEVTSPLAYALSTRPNSGMTPSIFKKYIVNQMLIYGECFAKIIRNEVGTVKAIAPLRTGSITYTVTSDNGDFYYRYFNGKKLLNPLEAEDLLHFKDSLNNDGKQMSPITKLTDTIGMDKGMTKFLQEYLNNMVSPSFILEVESDLSMDKAKAIGDSFRKGIVGSHGAPLVIQKGLKAKEFNAKSLKDLDMSILIEKTNRNIVTALGCPLHTIGLEPFSKESDVAFFENTITPILTNIEEELNYKIFTKDELRKRFIRFNMKKKMRGNMAERIAYYTGLFQIGAITQNEIRALEDMNEVTGGDVPLILENYLPTEELKKQKKLDQSLNDSTQKDNTV; encoded by the coding sequence TTGAAAATATTAAATCAACTAAGACAATCTTTTAAAAAAGAAAAACGAAATAACAGTAAAACAATTTCAAGTGAGGATATAATAGCTGGATTACTAACGCAAAAAACTGATATTGCCTTTTCGTGTTATGGCGGTTGGAATGTTTTGGAAATTCCATCGCTTATGGCCTGCTTAAATAAAGTGAGTTCTACTATTGGGCAAATACCTTTAGACATTTATCTAAGAACTGACAAAGGCAAAGAAAAAGAAGTAACGTCTCCTTTAGCTTATGCTCTCTCTACTAGACCTAATAGCGGTATGACGCCTAGTATATTTAAAAAATACATTGTCAATCAAATGCTTATTTACGGAGAATGTTTTGCTAAGATTATTAGAAATGAAGTAGGAACAGTTAAAGCTATAGCGCCTCTAAGAACCGGTAGTATTACTTATACAGTTACCTCTGATAACGGTGACTTTTACTATAGATATTTTAACGGAAAAAAGTTGTTAAATCCTTTAGAAGCAGAGGATTTATTGCACTTTAAGGATTCCCTGAATAATGATGGTAAACAAATGAGTCCAATAACAAAACTAACGGACACGATAGGCATGGATAAAGGGATGACAAAGTTTCTACAGGAATATTTAAACAATATGGTCAGTCCATCTTTTATATTAGAAGTAGAATCAGACTTAAGTATGGATAAGGCAAAAGCTATTGGAGATTCCTTTAGAAAAGGCATTGTGGGCAGTCATGGGGCACCACTTGTTATTCAAAAAGGACTTAAAGCTAAAGAATTCAATGCTAAAAGTTTAAAGGATTTAGATATGAGCATCCTCATTGAAAAGACTAATAGAAATATTGTTACTGCCTTAGGGTGTCCCCTTCACACTATTGGCTTAGAACCATTTAGCAAGGAATCTGATGTGGCATTTTTTGAAAATACTATTACCCCGATTCTAACGAATATTGAAGAAGAATTGAATTATAAAATATTTACTAAAGATGAACTAAGAAAACGCTTTATCCGCTTTAACATGAAGAAGAAGATGAGAGGAAATATGGCAGAACGAATCGCTTATTATACAGGCTTATTCCAGATTGGCGCTATCACTCAAAATGAGATTAGAGCCCTTGAAGATATGAATGAAGTTACGGGAGGTGACGTGCCATTGATTCTTGAAAATTACTTACCTACAGAGGAATTGAAAAAACAGAAAAAACTAGATCAGTCCTTAAATGATTCGACGCAAAAAGATAATACGGTTTAA
- a CDS encoding replication initiation protein encodes MDNVTNAQNLEKNKPYKKFKKNNLVVQDNMLITATYKMNRNELLAFKQIISQVNTKNKSKIVQITKGDIIKFIFPNAQKVKSHSIDSKYYQVCKKYYLSLIETSIMINQLSKNIISDVHWESDSNIVTIKFSDDIMPFIYGLKKNFTKYQIGYLVKLKSKYSILLYEYYKMHSYNKKGNCSWNESVNNIRNMLNIKTKYKEYSLFNQDILKNSQQQINEHTDIHIEYKALKNTADGKIVTDIKFTVTQKKKPIQQTTIPPEKLSIPNAGPGRDFLEAIAAKKQKTVEEIVKIKSITITIEESPKTESQQPVKTPDKAPIKKPSIWNKFKSIFKH; translated from the coding sequence ATGGATAATGTTACCAATGCACAAAATTTAGAAAAAAATAAACCTTATAAAAAATTCAAAAAAAACAATCTAGTAGTCCAGGACAATATGTTAATAACAGCAACTTATAAAATGAATAGGAATGAATTATTAGCTTTTAAACAAATAATATCTCAAGTTAACACAAAAAATAAAAGCAAAATTGTTCAAATAACTAAAGGAGATATTATTAAATTTATTTTTCCTAATGCACAAAAAGTAAAATCTCATAGTATAGATAGTAAATATTATCAGGTTTGTAAGAAATATTATCTCTCTTTAATAGAGACCTCTATAATGATAAACCAATTATCTAAGAATATTATTTCTGATGTACACTGGGAAAGTGATTCTAACATAGTAACTATAAAATTTTCTGACGATATTATGCCTTTTATTTATGGACTTAAAAAGAATTTTACTAAATATCAAATAGGCTACCTAGTAAAGCTAAAATCAAAATATTCAATTCTTTTATATGAGTATTATAAAATGCACTCATATAATAAAAAAGGTAATTGTAGTTGGAATGAGTCTGTAAACAATATAAGAAATATGCTTAATATTAAAACAAAATACAAAGAATATAGTTTATTCAATCAAGATATTCTTAAAAATTCCCAACAACAAATCAATGAGCATACGGATATACATATCGAATATAAAGCCCTCAAAAATACAGCTGATGGTAAAATTGTTACAGATATTAAATTCACCGTTACGCAAAAGAAAAAGCCTATTCAACAAACTACAATACCACCAGAAAAACTATCTATTCCAAATGCTGGTCCAGGCAGAGATTTTCTAGAAGCAATAGCAGCTAAAAAACAAAAAACTGTAGAAGAAATTGTTAAAATTAAATCAATAACCATCACTATAGAAGAAAGCCCTAAAACAGAGAGTCAACAACCGGTTAAAACACCAGATAAAGCACCTATTAAAAAGCCTTCTATATGGAATAAGTTTAAATCTATCTTTAAGCATTAA
- a CDS encoding nucleotide modification associated domain-containing protein, whose product MKNNRDLFKSKRMLKAMSIGYLLDEKGDDYGNCLDILYKEYGMTFFIIMLHNKFERLKNLTKKGDPNFESIDDTLKDIAGYAILALLERDKNKD is encoded by the coding sequence ATGAAAAACAATAGAGATCTTTTTAAAAGTAAAAGAATGCTGAAGGCGATGAGTATTGGATATTTATTAGATGAGAAAGGAGATGATTATGGAAATTGTTTAGATATCTTATATAAAGAGTATGGAATGACATTTTTTATCATTATGTTGCACAATAAATTTGAGCGCTTAAAAAACTTGACAAAAAAAGGCGACCCTAACTTTGAATCAATTGATGATACATTAAAAGATATTGCAGGGTACGCCATACTAGCACTCTTAGAAAGAGATAAAAACAAAGATTAA
- a CDS encoding terminase large subunit, which yields MTGSEEYKNYVKNIKANKIKVCNKMKAVISRHLEDLKRDDIYLDYSLIDDIYSFSKEHIKHVKGDLAKQPYILEPFQIFIVGSIFAWKKKVDDSRRFSKSFIFLARGNAKTDIAAIAALYEYYKSAKIGQEIIMLATTKEQAGICFKRAADMISFDSVLSKYSKTSKARYYNYKEKGTSRGEMRALASESDTLDGQRVSFAILDEIHAYKKRSLFDVIKSSQGTMKNTHLIMITTAGFITTGFCMDEYVYAQKILEKKTIADEEFVYIAELDKIQEWKDPDMYIKANPNIGKSVILEKLIEDRDKAMVDTEAKKSFITKHCNIFLNADRRHFDYQLFKDNTGTFDAKQLGDLTWYGGVDLSNRLDLTSVSLVAFDKEENLYIINKSFIPEAQIKNKEKYDRMKVLSWKKEGYLEICSGNSVDYDYVHKFFNVYRELGLNIRFIGFDRWGAATISEVMEEDGYKCFDIPQGAITFSNPMREFEILMLDQKIYHNNNELLSWAIGNIIAVKDANDNIRPDKSKSTERIDPFIATLNALYLAIKFKNKEDEKLAWLEEDVINPFI from the coding sequence ATGACAGGATCAGAAGAATATAAGAATTATGTGAAGAATATTAAAGCAAATAAAATAAAAGTATGTAATAAAATGAAAGCAGTTATAAGTAGACACTTAGAGGACTTAAAAAGAGATGATATTTATTTAGACTATTCTTTAATAGATGATATTTATAGTTTTTCTAAGGAGCATATAAAGCACGTTAAAGGGGATCTAGCTAAACAACCCTATATATTAGAACCTTTTCAAATATTTATTGTTGGTTCGATTTTTGCCTGGAAAAAGAAGGTTGATGATAGTAGACGTTTTTCTAAATCCTTTATATTTCTAGCCAGAGGTAATGCAAAAACAGATATTGCAGCTATTGCAGCTTTATACGAATACTATAAATCAGCGAAAATAGGACAAGAAATTATTATGCTTGCAACGACTAAAGAACAGGCTGGTATTTGTTTTAAAAGAGCAGCAGATATGATTAGTTTCGACTCAGTTTTAAGTAAATATTCTAAAACCTCAAAGGCTAGATATTATAATTATAAAGAAAAGGGAACATCTAGAGGAGAAATGAGAGCCTTAGCTAGTGAATCAGATACATTAGATGGTCAGCGCGTTTCTTTTGCCATCTTAGATGAAATTCACGCGTATAAAAAAAGAAGTCTATTTGATGTTATTAAATCATCTCAAGGAACAATGAAAAATACCCATTTGATAATGATTACAACAGCAGGGTTTATTACAACTGGCTTTTGCATGGATGAATATGTATATGCTCAAAAGATATTAGAAAAGAAAACAATAGCTGATGAAGAATTTGTCTATATAGCTGAATTAGACAAGATACAGGAATGGAAAGACCCTGATATGTATATTAAGGCAAATCCTAACATTGGGAAATCTGTTATTTTAGAAAAGTTAATAGAAGACAGAGATAAGGCCATGGTAGATACTGAGGCTAAAAAAAGCTTTATAACTAAACACTGTAATATTTTCTTAAATGCTGATAGAAGACATTTTGATTATCAATTATTTAAAGATAATACAGGAACTTTTGATGCAAAGCAGTTAGGAGATTTAACTTGGTATGGTGGCGTTGATCTGTCAAATAGACTTGATTTAACCAGTGTTAGTTTAGTTGCCTTTGACAAGGAAGAAAACCTTTATATTATTAATAAATCCTTTATACCTGAAGCTCAAATAAAGAATAAAGAAAAATATGACAGAATGAAAGTTCTTAGTTGGAAAAAAGAAGGTTATCTAGAAATCTGTAGCGGTAATTCCGTTGATTATGATTATGTTCATAAATTCTTTAATGTCTATAGAGAATTAGGCTTAAATATTCGCTTTATAGGCTTTGATAGATGGGGCGCTGCTACTATATCAGAAGTAATGGAAGAAGATGGTTATAAATGTTTTGATATTCCTCAAGGCGCAATTACATTTAGTAACCCAATGAGAGAGTTTGAAATACTTATGTTAGATCAAAAAATATATCACAATAACAATGAACTGCTTAGTTGGGCAATTGGCAATATTATTGCTGTTAAAGATGCTAATGATAATATTAGACCTGATAAGTCTAAATCAACAGAAAGAATAGACCCTTTTATAGCCACACTTAATGCCCTTTATTTAGCTATTAAATTTAAAAATAAAGAAGATGAAAAATTAGCATGGTTAGAAGAGGATGTAATAAACCCATTTATTTAA
- a CDS encoding HNH endonuclease yields the protein MEKICLKCCDLVVKGSNYCEKHRPKNSSKTQNDKEYRKLKNKIYGSKKWRRLREKIFIRDLFTCQMCGAKAEEVHHIISLHEDESKAFDKNNLMSICRECHINFHRSEKFK from the coding sequence ATGGAAAAGATATGTTTAAAATGCTGTGATTTAGTTGTTAAAGGTTCTAACTATTGCGAAAAACATAGGCCTAAAAACAGTAGTAAAACCCAAAATGATAAGGAATACAGAAAATTAAAAAATAAAATTTATGGAAGTAAAAAATGGCGACGTTTACGAGAAAAAATATTTATCAGAGATTTATTTACTTGCCAAATGTGTGGTGCTAAAGCTGAAGAAGTTCACCATATTATTAGTTTACATGAAGATGAGTCTAAAGCTTTTGATAAGAATAACTTAATGAGTATTTGCAGAGAATGTCATATTAATTTCCATAGGAGCGAAAAGTTTAAATAA
- a CDS encoding C39 family peptidase has translation MSSNKHTYIPLIIILVIGVLFLLTVKEREVPIILNVPIVSQLPELPTGCEVAAITMVLNYNNININKVELAYEMPLDNNNPNYGYVGNPFTKHGWTINPPALMSFLKQYLNSSLDMTGFSLSAIEKQIIDNKPVVTWCSGFHGFTVHTIVITGFNESYFYYNDPWTGEKNKKISKLIFKKQWEEQGCKAISY, from the coding sequence GTGAGCTCAAACAAACATACATATATACCTCTAATAATAATCCTTGTTATAGGGGTTCTTTTTTTATTAACAGTAAAAGAAAGGGAAGTTCCAATAATTCTAAACGTTCCAATAGTAAGCCAATTACCAGAATTACCAACGGGATGTGAAGTCGCTGCTATAACGATGGTGCTTAATTATAATAACATTAATATTAATAAAGTTGAGTTAGCTTATGAGATGCCACTAGATAATAATAATCCTAATTACGGATATGTTGGAAATCCTTTTACAAAACATGGATGGACAATTAATCCACCAGCATTAATGAGTTTTCTTAAACAATACCTTAATAGTTCTTTAGATATGACTGGGTTTAGTCTTTCCGCTATAGAAAAGCAGATTATAGATAATAAGCCAGTTGTTACTTGGTGTAGTGGCTTTCATGGGTTTACTGTTCATACAATAGTTATTACAGGTTTTAATGAGTCCTATTTTTATTATAATGATCCATGGACTGGCGAGAAAAATAAAAAAATATCTAAGCTTATTTTTAAAAAACAATGGGAAGAACAAGGGTGCAAAGCTATTAGTTATTAG
- a CDS encoding sodium-dependent transporter: protein MSKREKFSSELITLLAMLSGSVGIGSIIKFPTTVAENGGAIFIFFYFIGLIFIGIPAFFGELLIGKKGHSNVINSYVYSGKNKTWAINGVLSAIASLLVLTFYSLFASWILRYFCLASFGCLDNVSLKTATDIFENFLNSSEPYIWFVLFVVIVGIISSMGIKNGLEKAIKFLIPIFLIVIVVLIIKSFISSGASSAIKFLLFPDFSKLNFAVIINAIGLSFFKLTLGSGVMVTYGSYAGTQFNILKNCFKVAFLDLIISILMGFIIFSSFFSADNTESLKQSGFGLLFETIPVLFNNSSIDKLFLIIFFGAIFFVALLGALPLIEVTISALQEKSKFNRPVASFLVVFALCLLGLIPSLSGSIFQFLNESNLHLFICKTQVNGIINVMDKIICNFILPLSGIGTMFLVGYKIKEKRVKREIKKYTRNEKISNSFYYILKLSPILLLLIVIYSSGILS from the coding sequence TTGTCTAAGCGTGAAAAGTTTTCTAGTGAATTAATTACACTTTTAGCAATGCTAAGTGGTTCTGTTGGAATTGGAAGTATAATTAAATTTCCTACAACAGTAGCTGAAAATGGTGGGGCTATATTTATATTTTTTTATTTTATTGGTTTGATATTTATTGGTATTCCAGCTTTTTTTGGAGAATTATTAATAGGGAAAAAAGGGCATTCCAATGTTATAAATTCTTATGTATATTCTGGTAAAAATAAAACTTGGGCTATAAATGGCGTATTAAGTGCAATTGCTTCTCTTTTGGTTTTAACCTTTTATTCATTATTTGCAAGTTGGATTCTTCGTTATTTTTGCTTGGCTTCTTTTGGATGTTTAGATAATGTATCTTTAAAAACAGCGACAGATATCTTTGAAAACTTTTTAAATTCATCTGAACCCTATATATGGTTTGTTCTATTTGTGGTAATAGTAGGTATAATTAGTTCTATGGGAATTAAAAATGGATTAGAAAAAGCAATTAAATTTCTAATTCCTATTTTTCTTATAGTTATTGTAGTTCTTATTATAAAATCTTTTATTTCTTCTGGAGCATCGAGTGCGATTAAATTTCTTTTATTTCCTGATTTTTCTAAATTAAATTTTGCCGTCATTATTAATGCTATTGGCTTGAGCTTTTTTAAATTAACTTTAGGTTCAGGAGTAATGGTTACATATGGAAGTTACGCTGGTACGCAATTTAATATTTTAAAAAATTGTTTTAAAGTCGCTTTTTTAGATTTAATTATATCAATTTTAATGGGCTTTATTATTTTTTCTAGTTTTTTTTCTGCAGATAATACAGAGTCGCTTAAACAAAGTGGATTTGGTCTACTCTTTGAAACAATACCAGTACTTTTTAATAATTCTTCAATAGATAAATTGTTTTTAATTATATTTTTTGGAGCAATTTTTTTTGTTGCCCTACTAGGGGCGTTACCTCTGATTGAAGTAACGATATCTGCTTTACAAGAAAAAAGTAAATTTAATAGGCCTGTAGCTAGTTTTTTAGTAGTATTTGCATTATGTTTATTAGGGTTAATACCTAGTCTAAGTGGATCTATATTTCAATTTTTAAATGAAAGTAATTTGCATTTATTTATTTGCAAAACTCAAGTAAACGGAATTATTAATGTAATGGATAAAATAATATGTAATTTTATATTACCTTTATCTGGTATAGGCACTATGTTTTTAGTTGGATATAAAATTAAAGAAAAAAGAGTTAAAAGGGAAATAAAAAAATATACACGCAATGAAAAAATTAGTAATTCTTTTTATTATATTTTAAAATTGAGTCCGATACTATTACTATTAATAGTAATATACTCAAGCGGTATTTTAAGTTAA
- a CDS encoding replication initiation protein: MKYCKGKLKPYHQIVQSNALIMAEHKMNLNELLAFKMVVSAIDTSNNNPNFREVSLKKADVLRFIFPSLEKTKANNISGGYYKKCKDYFMRLTEVEVVIKDKKKYIYTAPCSHVEWKKNESLVKISFSEDIAPYIFNLQKNFTKYEVGRLKYMKSKYAVRLYEYFNMMVHYTAYTWTISLSEFRRMLGVQNKYKEFKELRKGVLDLAIKELQSTFMLNGLETRKTNFNIEYKSIKGGCEVIAIEFSVKNRVKNRVKNSVKNSVKDSVTDRVKKTAKRIRKKFNNIFKYDILKRKKK; encoded by the coding sequence ATGAAATATTGTAAGGGAAAACTAAAACCCTATCATCAAATCGTTCAAAGCAATGCATTAATTATGGCTGAACATAAAATGAATTTAAATGAACTCTTAGCCTTTAAAATGGTAGTTTCTGCTATTGATACAAGTAATAATAATCCTAATTTTAGGGAAGTTTCACTTAAAAAAGCAGATGTTCTCAGATTTATATTCCCTTCTCTTGAAAAAACAAAAGCTAATAATATTTCAGGAGGATACTATAAAAAATGTAAAGACTATTTTATGAGATTAACAGAAGTGGAAGTAGTAATAAAAGATAAAAAAAAATATATATATACTGCACCGTGTTCTCATGTGGAATGGAAAAAAAATGAAAGTCTAGTAAAAATATCATTTTCAGAAGATATTGCGCCATATATATTTAATTTACAAAAGAATTTTACAAAATATGAAGTGGGTAGACTAAAATATATGAAAAGCAAATATGCAGTTAGACTATATGAATATTTTAATATGATGGTGCATTATACAGCCTATACTTGGACGATATCTTTAAGTGAGTTCAGACGAATGCTAGGAGTACAAAACAAATATAAAGAATTCAAAGAACTACGTAAAGGAGTCTTAGATCTAGCTATCAAAGAGCTTCAGTCAACATTCATGTTAAATGGATTAGAAACAAGAAAAACAAACTTTAACATAGAGTATAAATCAATTAAAGGTGGCTGCGAGGTAATAGCTATTGAATTCAGTGTTAAGAATAGGGTTAAGAATAGGGTTAAGAATAGTGTTAAGAATAGTGTTAAGGATAGTGTTACGGATAGGGTGAAAAAAACAGCGAAAAGAATTCGAAAAAAATTTAATAATATTTTTAAATATGATATACTGAAACGTAAGAAAAAATAA